A single region of the Syngnathus acus chromosome 6, fSynAcu1.2, whole genome shotgun sequence genome encodes:
- the zcchc14 gene encoding zinc finger CCHC domain-containing protein 14 isoform X4, producing MVESHSHVQREGVYRWFSSLTSAQRAEFLCGLLDLCVPIELRFLGSCLEDLARKDYHSLRDAEIKANNPTDLSGLTNITDEVVRSKLLVSLALLGSDNREAAWVLYQTLTHIDTVINNYGLALNDGRAEEQFLLLFTMASNHPAFSFHQKRVLRQQLGEIQDVLQNQPREASTAPALGSGVKIGRGAPAVSQEPIAPHLDLAPPPPTVGQGHDAAATPTSHQGKRGTVAVERVALRGVTHKFEDKSDYMFEASWSDGFVTSVVRSQQEVSDLLSQLSQAFPDERMEKLLPQSSESDARCLTMLPSHVLQHHSVQIFFTSTRALSPNCLSHLSSSLPNMPPSPPTAPVIPTCPLTSNHTSSAGCMVQYRGASRAVYRVASVQPVVSTHNSALTRSTPHLSSLPLSHPSPHYSPQLSSLPPTVPALPAQGFLSGRGDVSSQPHPQSKACPLLHPHAHSEPQQSPFHPLQLQSQPQHSPHSQSLSYSISQSRSQPHAQSPSQSQANAPEQNGILDWLRKLRLHKYYPVFKQLTMEEFLALTEDDLNKYDLTQGAKKKLKTQLELQKSADREMKLEKRTCGGIARVMPSSHMGPSTHTSTAVELRVEVDSVLHHQPIHADSSSSSGYSSSSCSPRTPLCCDAALDRSVYRLCVSFSGVSGPDAVGGGQEKERSCIFILNSSCPAGPSRPTAQVLPVQTDISTPAVASCSSHLPFTFSHYHPQGSYPQSLLSSLSNQARILSSPGKLRSQPLCAEDRTKMAASGPPGTSVAFSPGLGAGMGVRLENLLPRLKLKVDASSSPHDSGTAMSLMVETSCALTSTSNSLHHVSQPPLHFHLSSSSSSSPSIYYSYPPASSLSTFATSCPSIKSLSQSASSSGASVFVSMATTSTVPIAAVPGNIYYPHGLSSSSSCGTSLDPSQGHTQSMCVCSSCGCRGNCGAYGTLSTYAPASGYLQPFSANSVFTLGPLLHLSPLMASSSTTGTVTAPYSYPMMAPPPLYCQSPGSHDQQKGFSFYQPHDILGNAVQKRIAGNLSCYNCGGHGHRAEGCKQPPMESSQQGTFRLKYTPHSDNKDSGD from the exons ATGGTGGAGAGTCACAGCCACGTCCAGAGGGAAGGAGTGTACCGCTGGTTCTCGTCCCTCACTTCTGCCCAGAGAGCCGAGTTCCTGTGTGGCCTGCTGGACCTCTGTGTCCCCATCGAGCTTCGCTTCCTCGGCTCCTGCCTGGAGGACTTGGCCCGTAAGGACTACCATTCGCTCCGGGATGCCGAGATCAAAGCTAACAACCCCACCGATTTATCCGGACTCACCAACATCACGGACGAGGTGGTGCGGAGTAAGCTGCTGGTATCCCTCGCCCTGCTCGGCTCGGACAACCGAGAGGCTGCGTGGGTCTTGTACCAGACATTGACACATATAGACACGGTGATCAACAACTACGGCTTGGCCTTAAACGACGGAAGGGCCGAGGAGcagtttttgttgcttttcacTATGGCATCAAACCACCCGGCTTTCAGCTTCCACCAGAAACGGGTCCTGAGGCAGCAACTCGGCGAGATACAGGACGTCCTGCAG AACCAGCCCAGAGAGGCTAGTACAGCCCCTGCACTTGGATCAGGGGTGAAAATTGGAAGAGGAGCTCCAGCAGTTAGCCAGGAACCCATCGCTCCTCACCTCGACCTcgcacctcctcctccaactGTTGGGCAGGGCCACGATGCTGCGGCAACACCTACTAGTCATCAGGGGAAAAGAGGAACAG TGGCAGTTGAAAGAGTTGCCTTGCGAGGAGTGACACATAAGTTTGAAGACAAAAGTGATTATATGTTTGAG GCCAGCTGGTCTGATGGCTTTGTTACATCAGTTGTGCGAAGTCAACAGGAGGTGAGCGACTTACTTTCACAG TTGTCTCAGGCATTTCCTGATGAGCGAATGGAGAAGCTCTTGCCTCAGTCCAGTGAGTCGGATGCCAG ATGTCTGACAATGTTGCCCAGCCATGTCCTCCAGCACCACAGCGTCCAAATCTTCTTCACCTCCACCAGGGCTCTCTCACCCAACTGCCTGTCTCAtctctcttcctccctccctaacatgcctccctcccctcccacaGCTCCTGTCATTCCAACCTGCCCATTAACCTCCAACCATA CAAGCTCAGCCGGCTGTATGGTGCAATACCGAGGAGCCAGCAG GGCGGTGTACAGAGTGGCCAGTGTCCAGCCTGTTGTCAGCACTCACAATTCTGCCCTGACCCGCTCCACCCCTCACCTCTcatctctccctctctcacaTCCTTCTCCGCACTACTCTCCCCAGctgtcctccctccctcccacggTGCCAGCCTTGCCCGCACAGGGCTTCCTCTCCGGCAGAGGCGATGTTTCCTCCCAGCCGCACCCCCAAAGCAAAGCGTGCCCTTTACTTCACCCACATGCGCATTCGGAGCCGCAGCAGTCCCCGTTTCACCCACTGCAGCTCCAGAGCCAACCTCAGCATTCGCCCCATTCTCAGTCCCTTTCGTATTCAATTTCTCAGTCCCGTTCTCAGCCCCACGCGCAGTCTCCATCACAGTCCCAGGCAAACGCGCCGGAGCAAAATGGCATCCTGGACTGGCTGCGCAAGCTTCGCCTACATAAATATTATCCTGTCTTCAAACAGCTGACAATGGAAGAG TTTTTAGCACTGACAGAAGATGACTTAAACAAGTACGACTTAACCCAGGGTGCAAAGAAGAAACTCAAGACTCAGCTGGAGTTACAGAAGTCAGCAGA CAGGGAGATGAAGCTGGAGAAGCGGACCTGTGGTGGTATCGCTCGAGTGATGCCTTCCAGTCATATGGGACCATCCACCCACACCTCCACTGCAG TAGAGCTGAGAGTGGAGGTGGACAGCGTGCTGCACCATCAGCCCATCCACGCAGACAGCAGCTCATCCTCTGGCTACTCCAGCTCTTCGTGTTCCCCCCGAACGCCCCTCTGCTGTGATGCCGCTCTGGACAGGAGCGTTTACCGGC tctgtgtgtctttttcagGTGTGTCAGGTCCAGATGCTGTAGGAGGCGGTCAAGAGAAAGAGCGCTCGTGCATTTTTATCCTGAACTCCAGCTGCCCGGCAGGCCCCAGCCGGCCCACGGCGCAGGTCCTTCCGGTCCAGACGGATATCAGCACTCCTGCCGTTGCATCCTGCTCCTCCCACCTTCCTTTCACGTTTTCCCACTACCACCCACAAGGAAGCTACCCTCAAAGCCTGCTCTCTTCACTCTCAAACCAGGCGCGAATTCTATCTTCCCCAGGAAAGCTCAGGTCGCAACCCCTGTGCGCAGAGGACAGAACTAAAATGGCAGCCTCGGGTCCACCCGGTACGAGCGTGGCTTTCAGTCCTGGGCTGGGTGCAGGCATGGGCGTGAGGCTGGAGAACCTGCTTCCCAGGCTCAAACTGAAAGTGgacgcctcctcctccccccatGACTCGGGGACTGCCATGAGTCTGATGGTCGAGACCAGTTGTGCTCTGACCTCCACCTCAAACAGCCTCCACCATGTGTCGCAACCTCCTCTCCACTTTCACCTCtcatcctcttcatcctcttcTCCATCCATATACTACTCGTACCCACCCGCCTCCTCCTTGTCCACTTTTGCCACCTCCTGCCCGTCCATAAAGTCCCTCTCACAATCGGCTAGCTCCAGCGGCGCAAGTGTCTTTGTATCCATGGCAACCACAAGTACCGTCCCTATAGCCGCAGTGCCTGGCAACATATACTACCCTCAtggcctctcctcctcctcctcttgcggCACTTCATTGGATCCAAGTCAAGGCCACACCCAGTCCATGTGCGTTTGCAGTTCGTGTGGATGTCGGGGCAACTGCGGCGCCTACGGCACCCTGTCCACCTACGCGCCTGCGTCCGGCTACCTGCAGCCGTTCTCAGCCAACTCTGTCTTCACTCTGGGCCCTCTTCTCCATCTCAGCCCCCTCATGGCCTCGTCTAGCACCACAGGCACCGTTACCGCGCCCTATTCCTACCCGATGATGGCACCACCTCCCCTGTACTGCCAGAGCCCTGGGTCACATGACCAGCAAAAGGGCTTTAGCTTCTACCAGCCCCATGACATCTTGGGAAACGCGGTCCAGAAGCGAATAGCGGGGAACCTTTCTTGTTACAACTGTGGTGGCCATGGGCACAGAGCAGAGGGGTGCAAACAACCACCCATGGAGTCATCACAGCAAG GCACTTTTCGACTGAAGTACACTCCCCATTCTGACAATAAGGACTCTGGGGACTGA
- the zcchc14 gene encoding zinc finger CCHC domain-containing protein 14 isoform X2 has protein sequence MVESHSHVQREGVYRWFSSLTSAQRAEFLCGLLDLCVPIELRFLGSCLEDLARKDYHSLRDAEIKANNPTDLSGLTNITDEVVRSKLLVSLALLGSDNREAAWVLYQTLTHIDTVINNYGLALNDGRAEEQFLLLFTMASNHPAFSFHQKRVLRQQLGEIQDVLQVSYGEAGIDGQGAGPCDDQVALSYTQLHPHYTQHNVSLPGLATLSPSGCSLPDTSAASLPVSPAHLCHSPCTCWHKNQPREASTAPALGSGVKIGRGAPAVSQEPIAPHLDLAPPPPTVGQGHDAAATPTSHQGKRGTVAVERVALRGVTHKFEDKSDYMFEASWSDGFVTSVVRSQQEVSDLLSQLSQAFPDERMEKLLPQSSESDARCLTMLPSHVLQHHSVQIFFTSTRALSPNCLSHLSSSLPNMPPSPPTAPVIPTCPLTSNHTSSAGCMVQYRGASRAVYRVASVQPVVSTHNSALTRSTPHLSSLPLSHPSPHYSPQLSSLPPTVPALPAQGFLSGRGDVSSQPHPQSKACPLLHPHAHSEPQQSPFHPLQLQSQPQHSPHSQSLSYSISQSRSQPHAQSPSQSQANAPEQNGILDWLRKLRLHKYYPVFKQLTMEEFLALTEDDLNKYDLTQGAKKKLKTQLELQKSADREMKLEKRTCGGIARVMPSSHMGPSTHTSTAELRVEVDSVLHHQPIHADSSSSSGYSSSSCSPRTPLCCDAALDRSVYRLCVSFSGVSGPDAVGGGQEKERSCIFILNSSCPAGPSRPTAQVLPVQTDISTPAVASCSSHLPFTFSHYHPQGSYPQSLLSSLSNQARILSSPGKLRSQPLCAEDRTKMAASGPPGTSVAFSPGLGAGMGVRLENLLPRLKLKVDASSSPHDSGTAMSLMVETSCALTSTSNSLHHVSQPPLHFHLSSSSSSSPSIYYSYPPASSLSTFATSCPSIKSLSQSASSSGASVFVSMATTSTVPIAAVPGNIYYPHGLSSSSSCGTSLDPSQGHTQSMCVCSSCGCRGNCGAYGTLSTYAPASGYLQPFSANSVFTLGPLLHLSPLMASSSTTGTVTAPYSYPMMAPPPLYCQSPGSHDQQKGFSFYQPHDILGNAVQKRIAGNLSCYNCGGHGHRAEGCKQPPMESSQQGTFRLKYTPHSDNKDSGD, from the exons ATGGTGGAGAGTCACAGCCACGTCCAGAGGGAAGGAGTGTACCGCTGGTTCTCGTCCCTCACTTCTGCCCAGAGAGCCGAGTTCCTGTGTGGCCTGCTGGACCTCTGTGTCCCCATCGAGCTTCGCTTCCTCGGCTCCTGCCTGGAGGACTTGGCCCGTAAGGACTACCATTCGCTCCGGGATGCCGAGATCAAAGCTAACAACCCCACCGATTTATCCGGACTCACCAACATCACGGACGAGGTGGTGCGGAGTAAGCTGCTGGTATCCCTCGCCCTGCTCGGCTCGGACAACCGAGAGGCTGCGTGGGTCTTGTACCAGACATTGACACATATAGACACGGTGATCAACAACTACGGCTTGGCCTTAAACGACGGAAGGGCCGAGGAGcagtttttgttgcttttcacTATGGCATCAAACCACCCGGCTTTCAGCTTCCACCAGAAACGGGTCCTGAGGCAGCAACTCGGCGAGATACAGGACGTCCTGCAG GTGAGCTATGGAGAAGCCGGCATTGACGGTCAAGGAGCAGGCCCATGTGATGATCAAGTGGCTCTCTCTTACACTCAGCTGCATCCCCACTATACCCAGCACAATGTGTCCTTGCCTGGCCTGGCCActttgtctccctctggctGCTCGCTTCCTGATACAAGTGCGGCCTCCTTGCCGGTGTCTCCTGCTCATCTCTGTCATTCACCTTGCACTTGCTGGCACAAG AACCAGCCCAGAGAGGCTAGTACAGCCCCTGCACTTGGATCAGGGGTGAAAATTGGAAGAGGAGCTCCAGCAGTTAGCCAGGAACCCATCGCTCCTCACCTCGACCTcgcacctcctcctccaactGTTGGGCAGGGCCACGATGCTGCGGCAACACCTACTAGTCATCAGGGGAAAAGAGGAACAG TGGCAGTTGAAAGAGTTGCCTTGCGAGGAGTGACACATAAGTTTGAAGACAAAAGTGATTATATGTTTGAG GCCAGCTGGTCTGATGGCTTTGTTACATCAGTTGTGCGAAGTCAACAGGAGGTGAGCGACTTACTTTCACAG TTGTCTCAGGCATTTCCTGATGAGCGAATGGAGAAGCTCTTGCCTCAGTCCAGTGAGTCGGATGCCAG ATGTCTGACAATGTTGCCCAGCCATGTCCTCCAGCACCACAGCGTCCAAATCTTCTTCACCTCCACCAGGGCTCTCTCACCCAACTGCCTGTCTCAtctctcttcctccctccctaacatgcctccctcccctcccacaGCTCCTGTCATTCCAACCTGCCCATTAACCTCCAACCATA CAAGCTCAGCCGGCTGTATGGTGCAATACCGAGGAGCCAGCAG GGCGGTGTACAGAGTGGCCAGTGTCCAGCCTGTTGTCAGCACTCACAATTCTGCCCTGACCCGCTCCACCCCTCACCTCTcatctctccctctctcacaTCCTTCTCCGCACTACTCTCCCCAGctgtcctccctccctcccacggTGCCAGCCTTGCCCGCACAGGGCTTCCTCTCCGGCAGAGGCGATGTTTCCTCCCAGCCGCACCCCCAAAGCAAAGCGTGCCCTTTACTTCACCCACATGCGCATTCGGAGCCGCAGCAGTCCCCGTTTCACCCACTGCAGCTCCAGAGCCAACCTCAGCATTCGCCCCATTCTCAGTCCCTTTCGTATTCAATTTCTCAGTCCCGTTCTCAGCCCCACGCGCAGTCTCCATCACAGTCCCAGGCAAACGCGCCGGAGCAAAATGGCATCCTGGACTGGCTGCGCAAGCTTCGCCTACATAAATATTATCCTGTCTTCAAACAGCTGACAATGGAAGAG TTTTTAGCACTGACAGAAGATGACTTAAACAAGTACGACTTAACCCAGGGTGCAAAGAAGAAACTCAAGACTCAGCTGGAGTTACAGAAGTCAGCAGA CAGGGAGATGAAGCTGGAGAAGCGGACCTGTGGTGGTATCGCTCGAGTGATGCCTTCCAGTCATATGGGACCATCCACCCACACCTCCACTGCAG AGCTGAGAGTGGAGGTGGACAGCGTGCTGCACCATCAGCCCATCCACGCAGACAGCAGCTCATCCTCTGGCTACTCCAGCTCTTCGTGTTCCCCCCGAACGCCCCTCTGCTGTGATGCCGCTCTGGACAGGAGCGTTTACCGGC tctgtgtgtctttttcagGTGTGTCAGGTCCAGATGCTGTAGGAGGCGGTCAAGAGAAAGAGCGCTCGTGCATTTTTATCCTGAACTCCAGCTGCCCGGCAGGCCCCAGCCGGCCCACGGCGCAGGTCCTTCCGGTCCAGACGGATATCAGCACTCCTGCCGTTGCATCCTGCTCCTCCCACCTTCCTTTCACGTTTTCCCACTACCACCCACAAGGAAGCTACCCTCAAAGCCTGCTCTCTTCACTCTCAAACCAGGCGCGAATTCTATCTTCCCCAGGAAAGCTCAGGTCGCAACCCCTGTGCGCAGAGGACAGAACTAAAATGGCAGCCTCGGGTCCACCCGGTACGAGCGTGGCTTTCAGTCCTGGGCTGGGTGCAGGCATGGGCGTGAGGCTGGAGAACCTGCTTCCCAGGCTCAAACTGAAAGTGgacgcctcctcctccccccatGACTCGGGGACTGCCATGAGTCTGATGGTCGAGACCAGTTGTGCTCTGACCTCCACCTCAAACAGCCTCCACCATGTGTCGCAACCTCCTCTCCACTTTCACCTCtcatcctcttcatcctcttcTCCATCCATATACTACTCGTACCCACCCGCCTCCTCCTTGTCCACTTTTGCCACCTCCTGCCCGTCCATAAAGTCCCTCTCACAATCGGCTAGCTCCAGCGGCGCAAGTGTCTTTGTATCCATGGCAACCACAAGTACCGTCCCTATAGCCGCAGTGCCTGGCAACATATACTACCCTCAtggcctctcctcctcctcctcttgcggCACTTCATTGGATCCAAGTCAAGGCCACACCCAGTCCATGTGCGTTTGCAGTTCGTGTGGATGTCGGGGCAACTGCGGCGCCTACGGCACCCTGTCCACCTACGCGCCTGCGTCCGGCTACCTGCAGCCGTTCTCAGCCAACTCTGTCTTCACTCTGGGCCCTCTTCTCCATCTCAGCCCCCTCATGGCCTCGTCTAGCACCACAGGCACCGTTACCGCGCCCTATTCCTACCCGATGATGGCACCACCTCCCCTGTACTGCCAGAGCCCTGGGTCACATGACCAGCAAAAGGGCTTTAGCTTCTACCAGCCCCATGACATCTTGGGAAACGCGGTCCAGAAGCGAATAGCGGGGAACCTTTCTTGTTACAACTGTGGTGGCCATGGGCACAGAGCAGAGGGGTGCAAACAACCACCCATGGAGTCATCACAGCAAG GCACTTTTCGACTGAAGTACACTCCCCATTCTGACAATAAGGACTCTGGGGACTGA
- the zcchc14 gene encoding zinc finger CCHC domain-containing protein 14 isoform X1 produces the protein MVESHSHVQREGVYRWFSSLTSAQRAEFLCGLLDLCVPIELRFLGSCLEDLARKDYHSLRDAEIKANNPTDLSGLTNITDEVVRSKLLVSLALLGSDNREAAWVLYQTLTHIDTVINNYGLALNDGRAEEQFLLLFTMASNHPAFSFHQKRVLRQQLGEIQDVLQVSYGEAGIDGQGAGPCDDQVALSYTQLHPHYTQHNVSLPGLATLSPSGCSLPDTSAASLPVSPAHLCHSPCTCWHKNQPREASTAPALGSGVKIGRGAPAVSQEPIAPHLDLAPPPPTVGQGHDAAATPTSHQGKRGTVAVERVALRGVTHKFEDKSDYMFEASWSDGFVTSVVRSQQEVSDLLSQLSQAFPDERMEKLLPQSSESDARCLTMLPSHVLQHHSVQIFFTSTRALSPNCLSHLSSSLPNMPPSPPTAPVIPTCPLTSNHTSSAGCMVQYRGASRAVYRVASVQPVVSTHNSALTRSTPHLSSLPLSHPSPHYSPQLSSLPPTVPALPAQGFLSGRGDVSSQPHPQSKACPLLHPHAHSEPQQSPFHPLQLQSQPQHSPHSQSLSYSISQSRSQPHAQSPSQSQANAPEQNGILDWLRKLRLHKYYPVFKQLTMEEFLALTEDDLNKYDLTQGAKKKLKTQLELQKSADREMKLEKRTCGGIARVMPSSHMGPSTHTSTAVELRVEVDSVLHHQPIHADSSSSSGYSSSSCSPRTPLCCDAALDRSVYRLCVSFSGVSGPDAVGGGQEKERSCIFILNSSCPAGPSRPTAQVLPVQTDISTPAVASCSSHLPFTFSHYHPQGSYPQSLLSSLSNQARILSSPGKLRSQPLCAEDRTKMAASGPPGTSVAFSPGLGAGMGVRLENLLPRLKLKVDASSSPHDSGTAMSLMVETSCALTSTSNSLHHVSQPPLHFHLSSSSSSSPSIYYSYPPASSLSTFATSCPSIKSLSQSASSSGASVFVSMATTSTVPIAAVPGNIYYPHGLSSSSSCGTSLDPSQGHTQSMCVCSSCGCRGNCGAYGTLSTYAPASGYLQPFSANSVFTLGPLLHLSPLMASSSTTGTVTAPYSYPMMAPPPLYCQSPGSHDQQKGFSFYQPHDILGNAVQKRIAGNLSCYNCGGHGHRAEGCKQPPMESSQQGTFRLKYTPHSDNKDSGD, from the exons ATGGTGGAGAGTCACAGCCACGTCCAGAGGGAAGGAGTGTACCGCTGGTTCTCGTCCCTCACTTCTGCCCAGAGAGCCGAGTTCCTGTGTGGCCTGCTGGACCTCTGTGTCCCCATCGAGCTTCGCTTCCTCGGCTCCTGCCTGGAGGACTTGGCCCGTAAGGACTACCATTCGCTCCGGGATGCCGAGATCAAAGCTAACAACCCCACCGATTTATCCGGACTCACCAACATCACGGACGAGGTGGTGCGGAGTAAGCTGCTGGTATCCCTCGCCCTGCTCGGCTCGGACAACCGAGAGGCTGCGTGGGTCTTGTACCAGACATTGACACATATAGACACGGTGATCAACAACTACGGCTTGGCCTTAAACGACGGAAGGGCCGAGGAGcagtttttgttgcttttcacTATGGCATCAAACCACCCGGCTTTCAGCTTCCACCAGAAACGGGTCCTGAGGCAGCAACTCGGCGAGATACAGGACGTCCTGCAG GTGAGCTATGGAGAAGCCGGCATTGACGGTCAAGGAGCAGGCCCATGTGATGATCAAGTGGCTCTCTCTTACACTCAGCTGCATCCCCACTATACCCAGCACAATGTGTCCTTGCCTGGCCTGGCCActttgtctccctctggctGCTCGCTTCCTGATACAAGTGCGGCCTCCTTGCCGGTGTCTCCTGCTCATCTCTGTCATTCACCTTGCACTTGCTGGCACAAG AACCAGCCCAGAGAGGCTAGTACAGCCCCTGCACTTGGATCAGGGGTGAAAATTGGAAGAGGAGCTCCAGCAGTTAGCCAGGAACCCATCGCTCCTCACCTCGACCTcgcacctcctcctccaactGTTGGGCAGGGCCACGATGCTGCGGCAACACCTACTAGTCATCAGGGGAAAAGAGGAACAG TGGCAGTTGAAAGAGTTGCCTTGCGAGGAGTGACACATAAGTTTGAAGACAAAAGTGATTATATGTTTGAG GCCAGCTGGTCTGATGGCTTTGTTACATCAGTTGTGCGAAGTCAACAGGAGGTGAGCGACTTACTTTCACAG TTGTCTCAGGCATTTCCTGATGAGCGAATGGAGAAGCTCTTGCCTCAGTCCAGTGAGTCGGATGCCAG ATGTCTGACAATGTTGCCCAGCCATGTCCTCCAGCACCACAGCGTCCAAATCTTCTTCACCTCCACCAGGGCTCTCTCACCCAACTGCCTGTCTCAtctctcttcctccctccctaacatgcctccctcccctcccacaGCTCCTGTCATTCCAACCTGCCCATTAACCTCCAACCATA CAAGCTCAGCCGGCTGTATGGTGCAATACCGAGGAGCCAGCAG GGCGGTGTACAGAGTGGCCAGTGTCCAGCCTGTTGTCAGCACTCACAATTCTGCCCTGACCCGCTCCACCCCTCACCTCTcatctctccctctctcacaTCCTTCTCCGCACTACTCTCCCCAGctgtcctccctccctcccacggTGCCAGCCTTGCCCGCACAGGGCTTCCTCTCCGGCAGAGGCGATGTTTCCTCCCAGCCGCACCCCCAAAGCAAAGCGTGCCCTTTACTTCACCCACATGCGCATTCGGAGCCGCAGCAGTCCCCGTTTCACCCACTGCAGCTCCAGAGCCAACCTCAGCATTCGCCCCATTCTCAGTCCCTTTCGTATTCAATTTCTCAGTCCCGTTCTCAGCCCCACGCGCAGTCTCCATCACAGTCCCAGGCAAACGCGCCGGAGCAAAATGGCATCCTGGACTGGCTGCGCAAGCTTCGCCTACATAAATATTATCCTGTCTTCAAACAGCTGACAATGGAAGAG TTTTTAGCACTGACAGAAGATGACTTAAACAAGTACGACTTAACCCAGGGTGCAAAGAAGAAACTCAAGACTCAGCTGGAGTTACAGAAGTCAGCAGA CAGGGAGATGAAGCTGGAGAAGCGGACCTGTGGTGGTATCGCTCGAGTGATGCCTTCCAGTCATATGGGACCATCCACCCACACCTCCACTGCAG TAGAGCTGAGAGTGGAGGTGGACAGCGTGCTGCACCATCAGCCCATCCACGCAGACAGCAGCTCATCCTCTGGCTACTCCAGCTCTTCGTGTTCCCCCCGAACGCCCCTCTGCTGTGATGCCGCTCTGGACAGGAGCGTTTACCGGC tctgtgtgtctttttcagGTGTGTCAGGTCCAGATGCTGTAGGAGGCGGTCAAGAGAAAGAGCGCTCGTGCATTTTTATCCTGAACTCCAGCTGCCCGGCAGGCCCCAGCCGGCCCACGGCGCAGGTCCTTCCGGTCCAGACGGATATCAGCACTCCTGCCGTTGCATCCTGCTCCTCCCACCTTCCTTTCACGTTTTCCCACTACCACCCACAAGGAAGCTACCCTCAAAGCCTGCTCTCTTCACTCTCAAACCAGGCGCGAATTCTATCTTCCCCAGGAAAGCTCAGGTCGCAACCCCTGTGCGCAGAGGACAGAACTAAAATGGCAGCCTCGGGTCCACCCGGTACGAGCGTGGCTTTCAGTCCTGGGCTGGGTGCAGGCATGGGCGTGAGGCTGGAGAACCTGCTTCCCAGGCTCAAACTGAAAGTGgacgcctcctcctccccccatGACTCGGGGACTGCCATGAGTCTGATGGTCGAGACCAGTTGTGCTCTGACCTCCACCTCAAACAGCCTCCACCATGTGTCGCAACCTCCTCTCCACTTTCACCTCtcatcctcttcatcctcttcTCCATCCATATACTACTCGTACCCACCCGCCTCCTCCTTGTCCACTTTTGCCACCTCCTGCCCGTCCATAAAGTCCCTCTCACAATCGGCTAGCTCCAGCGGCGCAAGTGTCTTTGTATCCATGGCAACCACAAGTACCGTCCCTATAGCCGCAGTGCCTGGCAACATATACTACCCTCAtggcctctcctcctcctcctcttgcggCACTTCATTGGATCCAAGTCAAGGCCACACCCAGTCCATGTGCGTTTGCAGTTCGTGTGGATGTCGGGGCAACTGCGGCGCCTACGGCACCCTGTCCACCTACGCGCCTGCGTCCGGCTACCTGCAGCCGTTCTCAGCCAACTCTGTCTTCACTCTGGGCCCTCTTCTCCATCTCAGCCCCCTCATGGCCTCGTCTAGCACCACAGGCACCGTTACCGCGCCCTATTCCTACCCGATGATGGCACCACCTCCCCTGTACTGCCAGAGCCCTGGGTCACATGACCAGCAAAAGGGCTTTAGCTTCTACCAGCCCCATGACATCTTGGGAAACGCGGTCCAGAAGCGAATAGCGGGGAACCTTTCTTGTTACAACTGTGGTGGCCATGGGCACAGAGCAGAGGGGTGCAAACAACCACCCATGGAGTCATCACAGCAAG GCACTTTTCGACTGAAGTACACTCCCCATTCTGACAATAAGGACTCTGGGGACTGA